One segment of Candidatus Fusobacterium pullicola DNA contains the following:
- a CDS encoding response regulator transcription factor — MNILVVQREKKQGEYIAKGLKESGYSVDYTDNLEEASHLLEMISYNLAIIDTVISKKSGVDFCKSIRDISNSIGILFLSSDTDINIKVKALECGGDDYVVKPFPFIELLARVKAILRRTGAKSVVNNTLSIKGLTLNYLTREVYREERKIELTSKEFSLLEYFMRNKNIVLTRTVLKEQIWGIDFLSDTNIVDVYVTHLRNKIDKEFNYKFLQTVRGAGYIFKG, encoded by the coding sequence ATGAATATTCTCGTGGTACAAAGAGAGAAAAAACAGGGTGAGTATATAGCTAAGGGACTTAAGGAGTCTGGATATAGTGTAGATTATACTGATAACTTAGAGGAAGCTTCACATCTATTGGAGATGATTTCCTACAATTTAGCTATAATTGATACTGTCATCTCTAAAAAATCGGGGGTAGATTTTTGTAAGAGTATTAGGGATATTAGCAACTCTATTGGAATACTTTTCTTATCCTCAGATACTGATATCAATATAAAGGTCAAAGCCTTAGAGTGTGGTGGAGATGACTATGTAGTAAAACCTTTTCCTTTTATAGAGCTTCTAGCTAGAGTTAAAGCTATCTTACGTAGAACAGGAGCAAAGAGCGTGGTCAATAATACATTAAGTATAAAGGGATTGACTCTTAACTATCTAACTAGAGAGGTCTATAGAGAAGAGAGAAAAATTGAATTAACATCAAAAGAGTTTTCTCTTCTAGAGTATTTTATGAGGAATAAAAATATAGTTCTCACTCGTACAGTTCTAAAGGAGCAGATATGGGGAATAGACTTTCTATCTGATACCAATATTGTAGATGTATATGTTACCCATCTAAGAAACAAGATAGATAAAGAATTTAATTACAAGTTTCTTCAGACAGTAAGGGGAGCTGGCTATATTTTTAAGGGGTAG